The DNA segment GCAACGGATATTTTAGAAAACATTGATTACCTTGATTCAGCATTCCTTGGAGGATCAACCGGTATAGAGGGTATCCTGGATATTTTGTCAACACGTGTCCACAAAAAAATCGTTGTGAACGCAGTTCTTTTAGGAACTGTTGAAAAGACTGTCCGGAAAATGAAGGAACTCGGAATATTCAGTGAGGTAGTTTATCTGCAGGTATCACGCTCATATGAACTTACAGGAGATATTATGCTAAAACCTATAAACCCCGTTTATATAATCGTCGGGAGCGTGACAGAATAAATGCTAATCGCAGTGGGAATCGGACCCGGAGACCCGGAGCTTCTGACAGTAAAGGCCGTGAAACTGATTAAAGATGCTGATCAGGTATTTGTTCCCGGAAACGTTGCAAAAGATATAATCTCACCCTACAGAAAAGACCCTGTGGTCTTGTCTTTTCCAATGACATCTGATGAAGGGTATATCAGGGAATGCATGCACAAAAATGCTGATCTGATAGCCCCGGTTGCAGAAAAAGGGCTTGCCGTATTCTGCATATTAGGTGACCCGAATTTTTACGGAACATTCGGGAGACTCTGCGGAATAATCGATGAGAAGTACCCGTCGGTTGAATACGGAACAGTGCCCGGTATAAGTTCAATCACATCTTTTGCATCCGCTGCCGGTGTCAGTGTCAACGGTGGCATATTCATAACAGACGGGTCTCCCGAGAGCTCCAGGATTTTTCTGAAAGTCAAAGAGCCGCGAAAAGTCATTGAGTCCCTCAAAACGGAAGGTTTCAGGGAATTTGTTCTTGCAGAAAAAATATTTATGAAAGATCAGAAAATTTACAGAAATGAGAAAATCCCTGAAAAAAGTGCATATTTCAGCGTAATGTTTGCAAGGAAGTGAAAAATGTATACTGTATATATTGTCGGTGCCGGCTGCGGAGACCCGGAACTTATAACCGTAAAAGGAAAAAAGCTGCTTGACAAAGCCGATGTTCTTATTTATGCCGGCTCTCTTGTAAATCCTGCTCTTGTCGATGAATGCCCGGCAGAGGAGAAATACGACAGCTGGGGAATGAAGCTTGAAGTGATGACAAAGATAATGGCTGATGCGGCAAAATCAGGAAAAACCGTAGTAAGGCTTCATTCAGGCGACCCTTCACTTTACGGTGCTATAATCGAACAGGTAGCGCTTCTTGAAAAGGACGGCATTAGAACTGAGAGAGTTCCTGGTGTTTCGTCAATGTTCGGTGCAGCAGCGGCGCTTGAAACTCAGCTGACACTGCGTGGAGTATCCGAATCCGTAATTGTGACAAGACCTGCCGGGACGACACTTAAATCCGACCAGATAACCGAGATGTCAAGGCTCGGCCAGACTATGGTTATCTTCCTGGGTACCGAGCATATGGAGGAAATTTTTGAAAAAGTCGAGTGCCCTCCCGATACTCCTGCCGCAGTCGTATACAGGGCGACATGGCCTGACCAGAAAGTAATAAAAGGCACTGTCTCTGACGTCGCGGAAAAGGCACGTGTGGCAGGCATAGAAAAGACGGCCCTAATAATAATCGGGAACGTTGTTGACGCGGTTAATTCCGGTTACGTAAACTCATACCTTTACAAATGAAGAAATGAAGGAAACAGTTGTAATCTCTCTAAAACAGTTCAGCGAAGATTCGAAGAACCTTGCAGGCTCTATTAATGCAGATTATCTCCCCTACAAAAAGGAAGTCTTTATAGAGGCATTCGGGAAATACAAAAAAATTGTAGCTGTTATGTCTGCAGGAATAGCAGTCAGGGGAATTTCAGGACTCCTTAAGGATAAATGGACAGACCCGTGTGTTGTCGTCGTAAGCCCTGACCTGAAGTTTGCAGTCCCAATCCTGGGCGGTCACCACGGCGGAAACGAACTTGCAAAAGAGATGTCAGAACTTGGGATTATACCTGTTATCACAACGGCGACCGAGACCAGGGGGCTTATGTCTGTGGAATCTGTTGCTGAAAATATAGGTAGGCAAGTCCTGAACAAAGACTCAACACGTGAAGTAAATGCGGCAGTCCTGAAAGGGACGATTCCAAAATATGTGCTTACAGGTCCGGCAATAGCCCTAGTTGAACCGTCAGTCTCCGTTCTTTTAAGAAAAGGAGAATACATAGCAGGTGTCGGGTGCAGAAGAGGAGTCACAGAAAGTGAAGTCCTTGAAGCACTAAACAGGGCTTTTGAAATTTCCGGTGTAAAGCAGGACGAGATATTCGCCTATACAACTACAAAGCTAAAGGAGGACGAAAAAGGTCTTATATCAGCAATCGGGAAAACCGGAGGTACTCTTGTTTTTCTTGATGATGATATCATAAATGCGGAAAAGCCGGAATCGCCCTCAAGGGCATCGGACAAAATCGGCCTCAACAGTGTAGCCGAGTCGGCCGCACTTGCATTATCAAAAAGAAAGGAAATAGTTATGAAAAAACATATCTTCGGGAGGGTTACAGTTGCAATCGTCAGGTAAAGGTAAATTATACATTGTAGGCACAGGTCCGGGAAGCATCCCATATCTTACAAAAAGAGCCATTGAAGCGGTAGAGGAATCAGAATATATTATAGGAAACGACTTCTACCTGAATCTCATAAAAGACAGGCTTGAAGGCAAAGAAGTAATCTGGAGCTCAATGGGAAAGGAAGTTGAAAGGGCCAGAAAATGCATTGAGATTGCAAAGGAGCATGTCATATCGATGGTAAGTGGCGGGGACCCCGGCATCTACGGCATGGCGGGAATCGTACTCGAGGTGCTTGAGCATGACGGGACTGACATTGAATTTGAAGTTGTACCTGGCGTAACTGCTGCAACCGCAGCGGCGTCAAGGGTCGGCTCACCGCTTTCCGGCGACTATGTCACGATATCACTGTCAGACCTTCTGACACCTCTTGAAGTTATAGAAAAAAGGCTTGAACTGGCTTTTCAGATGGATATCCCAGTCGTTCTCTACAACCCGAAAAGCCGCGGCAGACCCGACAACCTCTCGATAGCACTTTCAATAGCTCTGAAATACAAAAAAGAGGAAACGCCGGTTGCTGTTGTCAAAAACGCATGCAGGGAGGGTGAAGAGACCACCTACATCACTCTGAAAGGACTTTTTAATAACAACAGTTACGTTGACATGCACTCTGTTGTTATAATCGGAGGAGCCAAGTCACGCTTCATGAATATAGGAGAAAGAAAAGGAATTATAACACCGAGGGGCTATGAAAGAAAATACGTATATTGATCCGGGAGCAGACACAAAAGAAGGTTACAAAATCTCCTCGACAAGCAGGGGTATAGCCAGAAGCATCATCGGAAACAAAACACCTGAAGACAGGATAAGACAAAGGTGCGCCATATCCGTCGGGGATTTTATAATGGCTGACCTGATGGAGTTCAAAAACGACCCCATAAAAGCAGGACTGAAAGCCCTTGAAAACAAAGCTCCGATAATAGCCGACATAAGAATGGTGCAGACCGGAATAAGGAAAAAAGAGCATGAAAGTGAAGTTTTGTGTGCACTTGACTTCGGTTCCGGCATCTCGTCAGAGAAGGGAATCACCAGAAGCTCGGCCGGGTTCATCGCGTTAAAGGAGAGGCTTAACGGGTCCATTATCGTTATAGGAAACGCACCTTCCGCACTGATATCTGTCTGCAAAATGATAGATGAAGGTATTAAACCCGCACTTATTATAGGAAGCGCCGTAGGGTTTGTCAATGCAAAAGAGTCAAAAGAGCTTCTCAGGACAAAGGACGTCCCTTCAATATCAAACCGGGGGACAAGAGGAGGAACGCCCCCTGCAGTCGCTGCACTGAACGAAATCATAACAATGTACATCGAAAAAAAATCCGCATGATATGGTAACAGATCCTGTAACCGGATATAAATACCCGGAAGAATGGGAAAAAGCATGCAAAAACCCGGAAAGTCTTGAACTTGTAAGAAGAGGTCTGGGAGTCCTGACCTCAAAAGGTGAAGTGCTTAAAAGGGGATTTACAACAGGGACAACAGCCGCCGCGGCATGCAGGGCGGCAGTATTGTCACTGAAAGATCCGGTAGACTCGGTTATGATAACCCTGCCGTGCAGTCTTTCCTTCAGTGTAGAGGCACAGGGAAGAAACGGGACAGGCAAAAGCCTCAAGTACTCGGGCGACTATAAAAACGATATCACCTCAGGTATTCTTTTCTGTGCAAAAGCAAGTCCTTCAGACTGCGGCATAAAAATAAATGCCGGAGAAGGGATAGGAAGGCTTGACAGGGACACTCCTAGATACAAGAAGGGTTCACCTGCAATAAGCAAAACCGCGATGGACTGCATTGTTTCATCTGTCAGGGAAGCAGTGGCAGATACAGGCCTGAAAGGAGTAACGGTTACCCTTACCATTCCAAAAGGAAAAGAGACCGCACAAAAGACACTCAACCCGAAAATAGGAATACTTGGGGGAATATCGGTTCTCGGGTCAACAGGTCTTGTCGAACCGTGGGACGACCACCTGACGGAATCGGTTGCAGAGAGAATAAAAGGGCATGACCTTATCGTTATAACAACAGGACGTGTCGGCCTGAGAGTTTCAAGACTTCTCTTTCCTGACTATGAGACAGTACTAGTAGGCAAATACATACAGAAAGGAATAGATGCAGCGTCAGAGTCAAAAGAAATAATTATCTGCGGTCTGCCTGCCCTCATCATCAAGTTCATCGACCCCAACATCCTGAAAGGTACTGATTACAGGACAGTGGAAGAACTCAGCATGTCCCCGGAATGGGACATGCTGTCACAGAAGGTCCTCCACAGATACAAAAAAGAAAAGCCATATATAAGAGTGGTTATTGTAAACCGTGAAGGTCATATAATTGGTGATTCGGGATGAAAATTATTGGTGCAGGGTGCGGGCCCGGACTTCTCACGGAAGAGGCCATAGAAAACATCCGTAATGCAAATCTCATATACGGCTCGGGAAGGGCAATAGATATCTGCAGGAAATATATAGGTCCAAAATGTGAGGTCCACGAGATAACAGATTATAAAGGCCTTAAAACACTCCCTGAAAATGCCGTAGTGCTTTCCACGGGAGACCCGATGCTTGCAGGCCTGGGGTATCTCAAAGGTGAAATTGTCACAGGCATATCCTCAATGCAGTATGCATTTGCAAAACTGAGGATTTCCCTAACAAAAGCGGTTGTCGTGAATGCTCACGGAAAAGACCACGAAGAAGCAATGAAGAATGCTGAAGAAGAGATTGAAAGAGGACACATCGTATTTCTTATAGCCGACCCGGATTTTGATACAAAAAGACTGTGCAAAAAATTTACGGAATCAGGTAAAGATGGTATAAAGGTCTCGGTATGTGAAGACCTTGGATACGAAAACGAAAGAATTTCCACGGGTTCGGCAGAAAGCCCGCCTGAACCTAAAAGCAGTCTTTATGTGCTTATAGCCGGCAGATACTAGACGCCAAAAAAAATATTATACTATTTTATTCCCGGGGTACTTCGCAATCAACAAGCGAGATTCCCATCAGACTTTCCCTGTTGAATTCAGCAATTCTTTCATGAACTCTCTTAACCATTCCTCCTGAAGTTATTATCATTGAATTTTTATGATTTATGGACTTCAGGAGACACTTGTCAATAACACCGTACGTAAAGTCAAGATCTATATTTTCTATACCGGCCATCATCTTTGCCCCTGAACCCATTGCCCCTACAGCCGAAATGCCGTATCCGGATATCATGGGTTTTATGTCTCCGGTGTCAATTTTGTCGGAATTAAGAAGATAAATAACTCCACAGTCCTCCTTTGCTGTCTTTTCTCCTGCATAGCCGTTTACCGTTAAGGCATGTATAAAATCAAGGACAGACTTTGGCAGATTTTCAGACTGCGGCATTCCTCTCTCGACAAGGCCTTCGTAAAGCTCAAGAAGAATAGGCATTGACAGTTTTGCGGATTTAATAAGTTTTTTGTCTTTGAAGACCTCTCCCGGAGCCCCCATTGAAATAACTGCACCACTTTGCATGAGAATAATCCTGTCAGCCCACGGGTATGCGAGTTCAACATCATGGGTTGAGATTATAATTGTCCGGCCTTCGATGTGCATCTCGTCCAGAAGCTCCATAATGTCCTCGGAGCCCGCCGGGTCAAGAGCACTCGTAGGTTCGTCGAATACCAGGACGTCCGGGTTCATCGCAAGTATGCCGGCCATCGCAACACGCTTTTTTTCACCGCCGCTTAACTGTTGCGGAGGGCGCCTCTCAAAGTCTTTCAGCCCGACACTTAAAAGAGAATCGCTGACGGCTTTTTTAACCTCATCACCCGGCATCCCAAGGTTGACAGGGCCGAATGCCACGTCCTGAAAGACTGTCGGCGCAATTATCTGGGTATCAGGGTTCTGAAAGACGAAACCCACTCTTTGTCTCAGTTCACGGAGATTTTTTCTGTCGTAGCATACCGGCTCGCCGTTGAATAAAATCTCTCCGGAACCAGGTTTCAACATGCCGTTTAGCATCAGCAAAAGAGTGGACTTTCCGGCTCCGTTCGGCCCGACAAGGGCTACTTTCTCACCTTTATTCACGCTGAAACTTACATTATCAAGCGCTTTGGGTCCACGGGAATATTTGTAGCTGACGCCTTTTAATTCAATTATGGGACTATTCATAAATCAGTTCACTCCAAAAACAGTATAGCCTGACGTTGCAACAGCTATGGCAATTACAACTATAAGGTATATTATAACGCACACAAACGAGGAATACGAAAATTTAACGTCATCATCAAGAAGCGCGAATTTCCCGTCATAACACCTTGAATCCATGGCTCTCAGCAGATTCTCTCCTGCATCCCACGTATTTATAAACAGTGCTCCCGACATCATACCAAAGCAGTCTATTCCTTCCTTAAGATTTCCGTACCCAAGCCTCATAACCTGCGCATTGTATATCTGTTCAGCCTGCTCGATGAAAACAAAAATAAACCTGTATATAAGCATTGAAAGATCAATAAGCTCATTAGGAATATGGCATTTTGCCGCAAGCTGGAAAGTTTCAGTTACAGGAGTTGTAAGCGAAATAAAAAAGAGTGAACACATTCCGGCAAAAACACGCGACAATATCAGAAGACTCTCGTTAATGCTTCCTGTTGATACTGTCAGAACAATACTGCCAAACAGAGGATAGCTGAAAACAGTATCTCCGCTGTTTCTCATAAACAATATTACAAGAACGCCTATTACAGCAAAACCTACAGGAATCATAAGAAGTTTTCTGTAGAGACCAACATCTATTCCGGCAAGAAATATCGTGGCAAAACTTATTGTAAAAACAATGAACAATGGAGCTATAATGCTTTGTGACGACACTGCTATAAGAATACAGCCGAGTCCGAGAATTATTTTAATAACAGGATGAACGTCACGCAACCTGTTTGTCTGTGCAACATCCTCAAGAAACTCATAATACATTTGCTAAAAAAAATTAGTTGGAGTTTTTCTTAAGTCTTCTTTCAGCTCCCCATGCCCCAAATACGTATCCTATAAGAAGGCCTCCGAATGCTGCCTGAAGCGCAAAAAGACATGACTCTATTTCACCTGACGGGGGAACAAACGTGTAGTCAGAGTTATCAATCCACGGATGATAGCCAAGTGACTCAATCATCTCTGATCCGACGTCATCTGAACCTGCCCAGCCTTCTACTCCTTCTGCACTCATCTGGGCGTTCAGATAGGCAAACATAGCTATGAAAATAATCACAGCTACCAAAGTGAGGATCTCGATTTTATATTTCATTCTTCAATTTCCCCCTGCAGTTCCTTCATCTTTTC comes from the Methanomicrobium sp. W14 genome and includes:
- the cbiT gene encoding precorrin-6Y C5,15-methyltransferase (decarboxylating) subunit CbiT, whose translation is MGLKGGPTQDEVMAVSLFKLDLSESDIIADIGCGTGKVSIAASRICRKVFSIDKREEAVEYAQNEIKKSGQTNIEILHGKATDILENIDYLDSAFLGGSTGIEGILDILSTRVHKKIVVNAVLLGTVEKTVRKMKELGIFSEVVYLQVSRSYELTGDIMLKPINPVYIIVGSVTE
- a CDS encoding cobalt-factor II C(20)-methyltransferase, translated to MLIAVGIGPGDPELLTVKAVKLIKDADQVFVPGNVAKDIISPYRKDPVVLSFPMTSDEGYIRECMHKNADLIAPVAEKGLAVFCILGDPNFYGTFGRLCGIIDEKYPSVEYGTVPGISSITSFASAAGVSVNGGIFITDGSPESSRIFLKVKEPRKVIESLKTEGFREFVLAEKIFMKDQKIYRNEKIPEKSAYFSVMFARK
- a CDS encoding cobalt-precorrin-4/precorrin-4 C(11)-methyltransferase: MYTVYIVGAGCGDPELITVKGKKLLDKADVLIYAGSLVNPALVDECPAEEKYDSWGMKLEVMTKIMADAAKSGKTVVRLHSGDPSLYGAIIEQVALLEKDGIRTERVPGVSSMFGAAAALETQLTLRGVSESVIVTRPAGTTLKSDQITEMSRLGQTMVIFLGTEHMEEIFEKVECPPDTPAAVVYRATWPDQKVIKGTVSDVAEKARVAGIEKTALIIIGNVVDAVNSGYVNSYLYK
- the cbiG gene encoding cobalt-precorrin 5A hydrolase; the encoded protein is MKETVVISLKQFSEDSKNLAGSINADYLPYKKEVFIEAFGKYKKIVAVMSAGIAVRGISGLLKDKWTDPCVVVVSPDLKFAVPILGGHHGGNELAKEMSELGIIPVITTATETRGLMSVESVAENIGRQVLNKDSTREVNAAVLKGTIPKYVLTGPAIALVEPSVSVLLRKGEYIAGVGCRRGVTESEVLEALNRAFEISGVKQDEIFAYTTTKLKEDEKGLISAIGKTGGTLVFLDDDIINAEKPESPSRASDKIGLNSVAESAALALSKRKEIVMKKHIFGRVTVAIVR
- the cobJ gene encoding precorrin-3B C(17)-methyltransferase → MQSSGKGKLYIVGTGPGSIPYLTKRAIEAVEESEYIIGNDFYLNLIKDRLEGKEVIWSSMGKEVERARKCIEIAKEHVISMVSGGDPGIYGMAGIVLEVLEHDGTDIEFEVVPGVTAATAAASRVGSPLSGDYVTISLSDLLTPLEVIEKRLELAFQMDIPVVLYNPKSRGRPDNLSIALSIALKYKKEETPVAVVKNACREGEETTYITLKGLFNNNSYVDMHSVVIIGGAKSRFMNIGERKGIITPRGYERKYVY
- a CDS encoding precorrin-8X methylmutase, yielding MKENTYIDPGADTKEGYKISSTSRGIARSIIGNKTPEDRIRQRCAISVGDFIMADLMEFKNDPIKAGLKALENKAPIIADIRMVQTGIRKKEHESEVLCALDFGSGISSEKGITRSSAGFIALKERLNGSIIVIGNAPSALISVCKMIDEGIKPALIIGSAVGFVNAKESKELLRTKDVPSISNRGTRGGTPPAVAALNEIITMYIEKKSA
- a CDS encoding cobalt-precorrin-5B (C(1))-methyltransferase gives rise to the protein MVTDPVTGYKYPEEWEKACKNPESLELVRRGLGVLTSKGEVLKRGFTTGTTAAAACRAAVLSLKDPVDSVMITLPCSLSFSVEAQGRNGTGKSLKYSGDYKNDITSGILFCAKASPSDCGIKINAGEGIGRLDRDTPRYKKGSPAISKTAMDCIVSSVREAVADTGLKGVTVTLTIPKGKETAQKTLNPKIGILGGISVLGSTGLVEPWDDHLTESVAERIKGHDLIVITTGRVGLRVSRLLFPDYETVLVGKYIQKGIDAASESKEIIICGLPALIIKFIDPNILKGTDYRTVEELSMSPEWDMLSQKVLHRYKKEKPYIRVVIVNREGHIIGDSG
- a CDS encoding cobalt-precorrin-7 (C(5))-methyltransferase, translating into MKIIGAGCGPGLLTEEAIENIRNANLIYGSGRAIDICRKYIGPKCEVHEITDYKGLKTLPENAVVLSTGDPMLAGLGYLKGEIVTGISSMQYAFAKLRISLTKAVVVNAHGKDHEEAMKNAEEEIERGHIVFLIADPDFDTKRLCKKFTESGKDGIKVSVCEDLGYENERISTGSAESPPEPKSSLYVLIAGRY
- a CDS encoding energy-coupling factor ABC transporter ATP-binding protein yields the protein MNSPIIELKGVSYKYSRGPKALDNVSFSVNKGEKVALVGPNGAGKSTLLLMLNGMLKPGSGEILFNGEPVCYDRKNLRELRQRVGFVFQNPDTQIIAPTVFQDVAFGPVNLGMPGDEVKKAVSDSLLSVGLKDFERRPPQQLSGGEKKRVAMAGILAMNPDVLVFDEPTSALDPAGSEDIMELLDEMHIEGRTIIISTHDVELAYPWADRIILMQSGAVISMGAPGEVFKDKKLIKSAKLSMPILLELYEGLVERGMPQSENLPKSVLDFIHALTVNGYAGEKTAKEDCGVIYLLNSDKIDTGDIKPMISGYGISAVGAMGSGAKMMAGIENIDLDFTYGVIDKCLLKSINHKNSMIITSGGMVKRVHERIAEFNRESLMGISLVDCEVPRE
- the cbiQ gene encoding cobalt ECF transporter T component CbiQ — translated: MYYEFLEDVAQTNRLRDVHPVIKIILGLGCILIAVSSQSIIAPLFIVFTISFATIFLAGIDVGLYRKLLMIPVGFAVIGVLVILFMRNSGDTVFSYPLFGSIVLTVSTGSINESLLILSRVFAGMCSLFFISLTTPVTETFQLAAKCHIPNELIDLSMLIYRFIFVFIEQAEQIYNAQVMRLGYGNLKEGIDCFGMMSGALFINTWDAGENLLRAMDSRCYDGKFALLDDDVKFSYSSFVCVIIYLIVVIAIAVATSGYTVFGVN
- a CDS encoding energy-coupling factor ABC transporter substrate-binding protein, with the protein product MKYKIEILTLVAVIIFIAMFAYLNAQMSAEGVEGWAGSDDVGSEMIESLGYHPWIDNSDYTFVPPSGEIESCLFALQAAFGGLLIGYVFGAWGAERRLKKNSN